A section of the Clostridium felsineum DSM 794 genome encodes:
- a CDS encoding glycoside hydrolase family 48 protein encodes MLKISKNFKKIMAVALTSTVIFGSLSGVLTSKVAAATTDTSLKVNNAYTQRFETMYNKMHDSKNGYFSQDGVPYHSVETFMVEAPDYGHETTSEAFSYYMWLESMQGKLTGNFNGVGTAWDTAEKYIIPSHQDQPGMGRYDASKPATYAPEWEDPSQYPARLDTGAARGQDPISDELKNTYGTSDMYGMHWLMDVDNWYGFGNHADGTSRNSYINTYQRGEQESVFETIPQPCWDAFKYGGRNGYLDLFTGDNSYAKQAKYTDAPDADARAIQATYEAAQAAKQDGVDLSSVIGKASKMGDYLRYAMFDKYFRKIGNSTQAGNGKDSMHYLLSWYYAWGGSQNDDWSWKIGCSHSHFGYQNPFTAWILSTDDSFKPKSATGASDWGKSLTTQVDFYQWLQSSEGAIAGGASNSNHGRYEAWPTGTATFDGMGYQEEPVYHDPGSNTWFGMQAWSMQRMAQYYYNSKDPKAKALLDKWVKWVKSVVKVNADGANTFEVPSTLSWKGQPDTWNGTYTGNPGLHVSVDSYSHDIGTSSSLANTLAYYAAATGDKDSQTLSKTILDDIWANYQDDKGVSAPEVMDSYNRIFNQEVYVPQGWTGTMPNGDVIKSGDKFIDIRSKYKNDPDYARVKADVEAGKSSTFNYHRFWAQSEYAIANAAYGTLFPYVKGDVNDDGAVNGRDLMLLRQYVAGKVDGSKLDLNNADVNGDGVVNGRDIMELTKLIQQQ; translated from the coding sequence ATGTTAAAGATAAGTAAGAATTTTAAGAAAATAATGGCTGTAGCTCTTACATCTACAGTTATATTTGGTTCATTATCTGGAGTATTAACTAGTAAAGTAGCAGCAGCAACAACTGATACTTCTTTAAAAGTAAATAATGCATATACTCAAAGATTTGAAACAATGTACAATAAAATGCATGATTCAAAAAATGGATACTTCAGCCAAGATGGTGTTCCATATCACTCAGTTGAAACCTTTATGGTAGAAGCACCAGATTATGGTCATGAAACTACCAGTGAAGCCTTCAGTTATTATATGTGGCTTGAATCAATGCAGGGAAAATTAACAGGAAACTTTAATGGAGTAGGAACTGCATGGGATACAGCTGAAAAATATATAATTCCATCACATCAAGATCAACCTGGTATGGGAAGATATGATGCATCTAAGCCAGCAACTTATGCACCAGAATGGGAAGATCCAAGTCAGTATCCAGCTAGATTAGATACAGGTGCTGCAAGAGGACAAGACCCAATAAGTGATGAACTTAAAAACACATATGGAACTTCAGATATGTATGGAATGCACTGGTTAATGGATGTAGATAACTGGTATGGCTTTGGAAATCATGCGGATGGAACTTCAAGAAATTCATATATAAATACTTATCAAAGAGGAGAACAAGAATCTGTTTTCGAAACAATACCACAACCATGTTGGGATGCTTTTAAATATGGTGGAAGAAATGGATACTTAGATTTATTTACAGGTGATAATAGCTATGCAAAACAAGCTAAATATACAGATGCACCAGATGCTGATGCTCGTGCAATACAAGCAACTTATGAAGCAGCTCAAGCAGCTAAACAAGATGGAGTAGATTTAAGCTCAGTTATAGGTAAAGCTTCTAAAATGGGAGATTACTTAAGATATGCTATGTTTGATAAATACTTCAGAAAAATAGGAAACTCAACTCAAGCAGGAAATGGTAAAGATTCAATGCACTATTTACTTTCTTGGTATTATGCTTGGGGTGGATCTCAAAATGATGATTGGTCTTGGAAGATAGGCTGCAGTCACAGTCATTTTGGTTACCAAAATCCATTTACTGCATGGATACTTTCAACAGATGATAGCTTTAAACCAAAGTCAGCAACAGGTGCTAGTGACTGGGGTAAGAGTTTAACAACACAAGTAGATTTCTATCAATGGTTACAATCATCAGAAGGAGCTATAGCTGGTGGTGCTAGTAACTCAAATCATGGACGTTATGAAGCTTGGCCTACAGGTACAGCTACATTTGATGGAATGGGATATCAAGAAGAACCAGTTTACCACGATCCAGGTAGTAACACATGGTTTGGAATGCAAGCATGGTCAATGCAACGTATGGCTCAATATTACTACAATTCAAAAGATCCAAAAGCAAAAGCTTTACTTGATAAATGGGTTAAATGGGTTAAGTCTGTAGTTAAGGTAAATGCAGATGGAGCTAATACATTTGAAGTACCATCAACATTAAGTTGGAAAGGTCAACCAGATACATGGAATGGAACTTATACTGGAAATCCTGGTTTACATGTAAGTGTTGATTCATATAGCCATGATATAGGAACAAGTTCATCACTTGCAAATACACTTGCATACTATGCAGCAGCTACAGGAGATAAGGATTCACAAACACTTTCAAAAACTATACTTGATGATATCTGGGCAAATTACCAAGATGATAAGGGTGTATCAGCACCAGAAGTAATGGATTCTTATAACCGTATCTTCAATCAAGAAGTATATGTTCCACAAGGTTGGACAGGAACAATGCCTAATGGAGATGTAATTAAATCAGGAGATAAATTTATAGACATACGTTCAAAATATAAGAATGATCCTGATTATGCTAGAGTTAAAGCTGATGTTGAAGCAGGAAAATCAAGTACATTCAACTACCACCGTTTCTGGGCTCAAAGTGAATATGCTATAGCTAACGCAGCATATGGAACTTTATTCCCATATGTAAAGGGCGATGTAAATGATGACGGTGCAGTTAATGGAAGAGATCTTATGTTATTAAGACAATATGTAGCTGGTAAAGTTGATGGTTCAAAATTAGATCTTAACAATGCTGATGTAAATGGTGATGGTGTTGTTAATGGAAGAGACATCATGGAACTTACTAAATTAATTCAACAACAATAA
- a CDS encoding cellulase family glycosylhydrolase: MTACLAFGSVVYADDVNVSNSNDYLHTDGSKLLDDYGNQVRMTGIAWFGLETPNYCFHGLWANRIDNLVSIVADNGFNTLRVPLSVELVNQWRQGVYPDPDSVNTYISPELKGQNSQQILDDVIAECKKDGVKVMLDMHRIESAGQTATWYTSKYTTDDYEKCWQYLADRYKNDDTVIAADIFNEPHGKAYRAETSAKWNDSTDEDNWRYEAQKVGKEILDINPKMLIVVEGVETYPKEGTAKGSTNPDDYYGGWWGGNLRGVKDYPVDIAPYKNQVVYSPHDYGPGVSDQSWFDGDFTEQSLLNDAWRPSWFYIQEQNIAPLLIGEWGGNMDGGKNEAWMTDIAKLIADNKMNHTFWCLNANSGDTGGILGYDFKTIDAKKLALVQPTLWKDDATGKFEGLDHEVNLGQNGTHVEGKAVVKFQKGDVNDDGVVNGRDVMELRRYLAGQTSTIDKDAADVNGDGIINGRDLMEIMKKVSGNQ, translated from the coding sequence ATGACAGCATGTCTTGCATTTGGTAGTGTAGTTTATGCAGATGATGTTAATGTTAGTAATTCTAACGATTATCTTCATACAGATGGAAGTAAGCTTCTTGATGATTATGGAAATCAAGTTAGAATGACTGGTATAGCTTGGTTTGGTCTTGAAACTCCAAATTACTGCTTCCATGGATTATGGGCAAATAGAATTGATAATCTTGTTAGTATAGTTGCAGATAATGGATTTAACACTCTTAGAGTGCCATTATCTGTTGAACTTGTAAATCAGTGGCGTCAAGGCGTTTATCCTGATCCAGATTCAGTGAACACTTATATAAGTCCAGAGCTTAAAGGACAAAATAGTCAGCAAATACTTGACGATGTTATAGCTGAATGTAAGAAAGATGGAGTCAAGGTTATGCTGGATATGCACAGAATTGAAAGTGCAGGACAGACAGCTACTTGGTATACAAGTAAATATACAACAGATGATTATGAGAAATGCTGGCAGTATCTTGCTGACCGTTATAAAAATGATGATACGGTTATAGCGGCAGATATATTTAATGAGCCACATGGAAAAGCTTATAGAGCAGAGACATCAGCTAAATGGAATGACTCTACAGATGAAGATAACTGGAGATACGAGGCTCAAAAAGTAGGTAAGGAAATCTTGGATATAAATCCTAAGATGCTTATAGTAGTCGAGGGTGTAGAAACTTATCCTAAAGAAGGAACGGCAAAAGGAAGTACTAATCCTGATGACTATTATGGCGGTTGGTGGGGAGGAAATCTAAGGGGTGTCAAGGATTACCCTGTAGATATAGCTCCATACAAAAACCAAGTTGTTTATTCACCACATGATTATGGACCTGGAGTATCAGATCAATCATGGTTTGATGGTGACTTTACTGAACAAAGTCTTTTAAATGATGCATGGCGTCCAAGCTGGTTCTATATTCAAGAACAAAATATAGCTCCATTATTAATAGGTGAATGGGGTGGAAATATGGACGGTGGAAAGAACGAAGCATGGATGACAGATATTGCAAAACTTATTGCAGATAATAAAATGAACCATACCTTCTGGTGCTTAAATGCAAATTCAGGAGACACTGGAGGAATACTGGGGTATGATTTTAAGACAATAGATGCTAAAAAACTTGCTTTAGTACAACCTACATTGTGGAAGGATGATGCTACAGGCAAATTTGAAGGTTTGGATCATGAAGTTAACCTAGGCCAAAATGGAACACATGTAGAAGGAAAAGCTGTCGTTAAATTTCAAAAAGGTGACGTTAATGACGATGGAGTTGTTAACGGAAGAGATGTTATGGAACTTAGAAGATATTTAGCAGGACAAACATCAACTATAGATAAGGATGCGGCAGATGTAAATGGTGATGGGATAATTAATGGGAGAGACCTTATGGAGATAATGAAAAAAGTATCAGGTAACCAATAA
- a CDS encoding glycoside hydrolase family 9 protein, protein MVKRKLKNLTSAVIIAAMIGGFFNLAGQKVLADETNTNFNYGEALQKSLMFYEFQRSGKLPTDKRDNWRGDSGLDDGKDVGLDLTGGWYDAGDHVKFNLPASYTLAMLGWSLYQNKDSYTKSGQLKYLTDDMKWCSDFLMKCHPSPDVFYYQVGDSGLDHVWWGPAEVMQMKRPSFKVDDDNPGSAVTAQAAAALAVTSMDFKDNDADYAAKCLSHAKDLFNFSDKTRSDKGYTAANGYYSSTSFYDDLSWAACWLYLATNDKTYLDKAESYVDNWSREQQTDTISYRWGMCWDDVHYGAQVLLAMLTGKQVYKDSVERNLDYWTVGYDGNRVQYTPKGLAWISSWGPLRYSLATAFLADTYSKWSGCSTDKSKTYEDFAKSQVDYALGSSGRSYVVGFGVNPPQHPHHRTAESSWFDQKTVPGYSRHTLYGAMVGGPNSDDSYEDDVANFNQNEPACDYNAGLVATLSSMYGKYGGDPIANFNAIEKPTNDEFYVEAAVNAKDRNFEEIKAKIYNKTGWPARVTDKLSFKYFIDISELVKQGYKASDVKVTTNYNEGGTASQLIPWDEKNNIYYVNVDFTGTKIYPGGQSAYRKEIQFRMTAPDKATWDNSNDFSYTGVEETPGNDPTLDKNIPVYDAGTKVYGNEPKGNTIIGDINGDGVVNGRDLMELRKYLAGKTTDIDMTAADINGDGIINGRDLMELVKKISN, encoded by the coding sequence ATGGTGAAAAGAAAATTAAAAAACTTAACATCCGCAGTAATTATAGCAGCTATGATTGGCGGATTTTTTAATTTAGCTGGACAAAAAGTTTTAGCAGATGAAACTAATACTAACTTTAATTATGGAGAAGCACTTCAAAAGTCACTTATGTTTTATGAATTTCAGCGTTCTGGTAAGCTTCCAACGGATAAAAGAGATAACTGGAGAGGTGATTCTGGTTTAGATGATGGTAAAGATGTTGGACTTGACCTTACAGGAGGCTGGTATGATGCAGGAGATCACGTTAAATTTAATCTTCCAGCTTCATATACACTTGCTATGCTAGGCTGGTCCTTATATCAAAATAAGGATTCATACACAAAAAGTGGGCAATTAAAGTATTTAACAGATGATATGAAGTGGTGCAGTGACTTTTTAATGAAATGTCATCCATCACCTGATGTATTTTATTATCAGGTAGGAGATTCAGGACTTGATCATGTATGGTGGGGACCAGCTGAAGTAATGCAGATGAAGAGACCTTCCTTTAAAGTTGATGATGATAATCCAGGATCAGCTGTTACAGCTCAGGCAGCAGCAGCGCTTGCAGTAACTTCGATGGATTTTAAAGACAACGATGCTGATTATGCAGCTAAATGTCTTAGTCATGCGAAAGATTTATTCAACTTTTCAGATAAAACTAGAAGTGATAAAGGATATACAGCTGCAAATGGATATTATAGTTCCACATCCTTCTATGATGACTTATCATGGGCAGCTTGTTGGCTGTATTTAGCTACAAATGACAAAACTTATTTAGATAAAGCAGAATCCTATGTAGACAATTGGAGTAGAGAACAGCAAACAGATACTATTTCTTATAGATGGGGAATGTGTTGGGATGATGTTCACTACGGAGCGCAGGTTCTTTTAGCTATGTTAACTGGCAAACAAGTATATAAGGATTCAGTCGAGAGAAACCTTGATTATTGGACAGTTGGGTATGATGGTAATAGAGTACAATATACACCTAAGGGATTGGCTTGGATAAGCTCATGGGGGCCATTAAGATATTCATTAGCTACAGCATTTTTAGCTGATACTTATTCAAAATGGTCTGGCTGCAGCACAGACAAGTCTAAAACTTATGAAGATTTTGCAAAAAGCCAAGTTGATTACGCGCTTGGAAGTAGTGGAAGAAGCTATGTAGTAGGTTTTGGAGTAAATCCACCACAGCATCCACATCATAGAACAGCTGAAAGTTCTTGGTTTGATCAAAAAACTGTACCAGGCTACAGCAGACATACACTTTATGGTGCAATGGTTGGAGGTCCAAATTCAGATGACAGCTATGAAGATGATGTTGCAAACTTCAATCAAAATGAACCAGCTTGTGATTATAATGCAGGTTTAGTAGCAACACTTTCAAGTATGTATGGTAAATATGGTGGAGATCCAATAGCTAATTTTAATGCAATTGAGAAACCTACTAATGATGAGTTTTATGTTGAAGCAGCAGTAAATGCAAAAGACAGAAACTTTGAAGAGATAAAAGCAAAAATATACAACAAGACAGGCTGGCCTGCACGAGTTACGGATAAATTATCTTTTAAATATTTTATTGATATAAGTGAACTTGTGAAACAAGGATATAAAGCAAGCGATGTAAAGGTAACTACAAATTATAATGAAGGTGGAACTGCATCACAGCTTATACCTTGGGATGAAAAGAACAATATATATTATGTAAATGTTGATTTTACAGGAACAAAAATATATCCTGGTGGTCAATCAGCCTATAGAAAGGAAATTCAATTTAGAATGACAGCACCAGACAAGGCTACTTGGGATAATTCAAATGATTTTTCATACACAGGGGTTGAAGAAACACCCGGAAATGATCCGACTTTAGATAAGAACATTCCAGTATATGATGCTGGTACAAAGGTTTATGGTAATGAGCCTAAGGGAAATACAATAATTGGAGACATAAATGGTGATGGAGTTGTAAATGGACGTGACCTTATGGAGTTAAGAAAGTATTTGGCTGGAAAAACAACAGATATAGATATGACAGCAGCGGATATAAATGGTGACGGAATAATAAATGGTCGCGATCTTATGGAATTGGTAAAAAAGATTTCTAACTAA
- a CDS encoding cohesin domain-containing protein: MRKKGIVVIAILSLIVISMVGCKSKTADTNIIKTDKPTIKIEDASGKKGDNVKVKIITNKVSGKNTVCCDFKIKYDPNNFEVSKVVPGSILKDPKDNFDYTIDGKNGIVSFLYSYTDKNLGKELISTDGEFATINIKVKNEAKKGKSQISFNDKTEFYDKGQKPITVASENGEIDIK, translated from the coding sequence ATGAGGAAAAAAGGAATAGTTGTAATAGCAATATTGAGTTTAATAGTTATTAGTATGGTGGGTTGTAAATCTAAAACAGCAGATACTAACATTATAAAGACAGACAAGCCCACTATAAAAATTGAAGATGCTAGCGGAAAAAAAGGTGATAATGTAAAAGTCAAAATTATTACAAACAAAGTAAGTGGAAAGAATACAGTTTGTTGTGATTTTAAAATAAAATATGATCCCAACAATTTTGAGGTTTCAAAGGTAGTACCTGGTTCTATTTTAAAAGATCCTAAAGATAATTTTGATTACACAATAGATGGCAAGAATGGTATTGTTTCCTTCTTATATTCATATACAGATAAAAATTTAGGTAAGGAATTAATATCAACAGATGGTGAATTTGCAACAATAAATATAAAAGTTAAAAATGAAGCTAAAAAAGGTAAGTCTCAGATAAGTTTTAATGATAAAACAGAATTTTATGATAAAGGACAAAAACCAATAACTGTTGCTTCAGAGAATGGTGAAATAGATATCAAATAG
- a CDS encoding glycoside hydrolase family 44 protein: MKKNKILVSTLAIIFSSMVLAPASGIKVFADTADINVSVDSTSDKQAISPYIYGTNQDFSNAKVTARRIGGNRSTGYNWENNASNAGTDYKNESDNYWLTLYDVPKDQSDVPASTYTTFHDKSLAMGVPYTLATVQAGGYVAADKDGTTVTDPAPSSRWKKVAFNKNGPLSLTPDTTDDTVYMDEFVNSLVNKYGSASGKTGIKGYSLDNEPALWPTTHPLIHPNKTTCAEVLDKDTELSKTVKKIDPAAETFGPALYGFAAFSNFQSAPDWDSVKGSYQWFIDYYLDNMKKNSDAAGKRLLDVLDLHWYPEAKGGGQRITTSDTSNVDCNKARMQAPRSLWDSTYVEDSWIGQWNKWALPLVPKVKASIDKYNPGTKLSFSEYNYGGENHISGGIAQADALGAFGKTGVYFASYWECENNNNNYVQSAFNLYNNYDGNNSKYGDTNIKCDTSDINNSSSYASLTSNNGKRMDLIVMNKNYTDAINFNFNVNSSEKYTSGDVWGFDSNSSNITKRDSISSISGNKFTYKIPALTAVHIVLNADSKKGDLNGDGTVNGRDLMLLRQYLAGKTSDVDLSAADINNDGVVNGKDLMELVKLISQQ, from the coding sequence ATGAAAAAAAATAAAATTTTAGTGTCAACGTTGGCAATAATCTTTTCGTCTATGGTTTTAGCGCCTGCCAGTGGAATTAAAGTTTTTGCAGATACTGCGGACATAAATGTTAGTGTTGATTCAACTTCTGATAAACAAGCAATAAGTCCATATATATATGGTACAAATCAAGATTTTTCAAATGCTAAAGTTACAGCAAGAAGAATAGGTGGAAATAGATCAACAGGATATAATTGGGAAAATAATGCATCTAATGCTGGGACAGATTATAAAAATGAAAGTGATAATTATTGGCTTACATTATATGATGTGCCTAAAGATCAATCAGATGTTCCAGCTTCAACATATACAACTTTCCATGATAAATCTTTAGCTATGGGAGTTCCATATACACTTGCAACAGTTCAAGCAGGAGGATATGTTGCAGCAGATAAGGATGGAACAACTGTAACAGATCCAGCACCATCTTCAAGGTGGAAAAAGGTTGCATTTAATAAAAATGGTCCGTTATCACTTACACCTGATACAACAGATGATACGGTTTATATGGATGAGTTTGTAAATTCCCTTGTAAACAAATATGGGAGCGCATCAGGTAAAACAGGAATAAAAGGATATTCTCTTGATAATGAACCAGCATTATGGCCAACTACACATCCTCTTATTCATCCAAACAAAACTACTTGTGCTGAGGTATTAGACAAGGATACTGAGCTGTCAAAAACTGTAAAGAAAATAGATCCAGCAGCTGAAACCTTTGGACCTGCATTATACGGATTTGCAGCATTTAGTAATTTCCAAAGTGCACCTGATTGGGACAGCGTTAAAGGAAGTTACCAATGGTTTATAGATTATTATCTTGATAATATGAAGAAAAATTCAGATGCGGCTGGAAAAAGACTTTTGGATGTTTTAGATCTTCATTGGTATCCAGAAGCTAAGGGTGGCGGACAAAGAATAACAACAAGTGATACCTCTAATGTAGATTGTAATAAAGCTAGAATGCAAGCACCAAGAAGTTTATGGGATTCAACATATGTAGAAGATAGCTGGATAGGTCAATGGAATAAATGGGCACTTCCACTAGTTCCTAAAGTTAAAGCATCAATTGATAAATATAATCCAGGAACTAAATTATCCTTCTCAGAATATAACTACGGCGGTGAAAATCATATTTCAGGAGGTATAGCACAGGCTGATGCACTTGGTGCATTTGGTAAGACAGGCGTTTATTTTGCAAGCTATTGGGAATGTGAAAACAACAATAATAACTATGTACAATCTGCATTTAATTTGTATAACAACTATGATGGAAACAACTCTAAATACGGAGATACAAACATAAAGTGTGATACATCTGATATAAATAACAGTTCAAGTTATGCTTCACTTACAAGCAATAACGGAAAGAGAATGGACTTAATAGTAATGAACAAAAACTATACAGATGCAATAAACTTTAATTTCAATGTTAATAGTAGTGAAAAGTATACTTCTGGTGATGTATGGGGATTTGATAGTAATAGTTCTAACATCACTAAAAGAGATTCTATAAGTTCAATAAGTGGCAATAAATTCACTTATAAAATACCAGCACTTACAGCAGTTCATATTGTGTTAAATGCTGATAGTAAAAAAGGTGATTTAAATGGTGATGGAACTGTGAATGGAAGAGATCTTATGCTTTTAAGACAGTATTTGGCAGGAAAAACATCGGATGTAGATTTGTCAGCTGCAGACATAAATAACGATGGAGTTGTAAATGGAAAAGATCTTATGGAACTTGTAAAACTTATTTCACAGCAGTAA
- a CDS encoding glycoside hydrolase family 9 protein — translation MKKFLAVVTTIFLIGMQMTPIKAAESTEDKKYNYVDAFSKSILFYEANWCGADAGNNRLKWRGPCHEEDGKDVGLDLTGGFHDAGDHVKFGLPQAYAASTLGWAYYEFKDSFVKKGQDKYMLNILKHFTDYFLKCYPNKTTFYYQCGDGTTDHSYWGPPELQTPDITSRPTLYAATPEKPASDVCGSTAAALAIMYLNYKDIDTDYANKCLTAAKNLYDFGKTYKGLSQSGGFYGSTGYWDDLSWGAVWLYSATNDNSYINDIDSFLTAKGIGGDNTYANHWTQCWDDVFGGVFVRLAEVTNNAKYKSIAEENLNYWIKDAPTTKGGLKYIASWGTLRYTAAECMLALVYYKYSNNKDYLDFAKSQIDYILGSNPRNSSYEVGFGNNYPKYPHHRAASGRMEGAPGYEKKTDPEKHLLYGALVGGPDGTSDDYSDDVNQYVNSEVAIDYNAGFVGALAGMSNYYGGEDLPEAIPGIEANTPQYYVEANVMKESNEECTIQAFMHNDSLLPPHYEKGLSFRYYVDLSELYKNGYTAADVAVRANYAAGGGSLSGLIPYDEAKHIYYVEASWPNQLYGKAEMQFAITAYNAKCLDASNDFSRQNLKGDSNVTSENIPVYRNGVKIFGNEPGESEVKAGDVNGDGVVNGRDLMELRRYLAGNNNNINLKAADLNGDGIVNGRDLMLLTKLISSSK, via the coding sequence ATGAAAAAGTTTTTAGCTGTAGTAACTACTATTTTCTTAATAGGAATGCAGATGACACCCATTAAAGCAGCTGAGAGTACGGAAGATAAAAAGTATAACTATGTAGATGCATTTTCTAAGTCAATATTGTTTTATGAAGCAAATTGGTGTGGAGCTGATGCAGGAAACAATAGACTTAAGTGGCGTGGACCTTGTCATGAAGAAGATGGTAAAGATGTTGGGCTTGACTTAACAGGAGGCTTTCATGATGCAGGAGACCATGTTAAATTTGGATTGCCGCAGGCTTATGCGGCATCCACTTTAGGATGGGCTTATTATGAATTTAAAGATTCCTTTGTAAAAAAGGGACAAGATAAATATATGTTAAATATATTAAAGCATTTTACAGATTATTTCTTGAAATGTTATCCAAACAAAACTACCTTCTACTATCAGTGTGGAGATGGAACAACAGACCATTCTTACTGGGGACCTCCAGAACTTCAGACGCCTGATATAACTTCAAGACCAACTTTATATGCAGCAACGCCTGAAAAACCAGCATCAGATGTTTGTGGAAGTACTGCTGCAGCGCTTGCTATTATGTATCTTAACTATAAGGATATAGATACAGATTATGCAAATAAGTGCCTTACAGCAGCAAAAAATCTTTATGATTTTGGAAAGACATATAAAGGACTTAGTCAAAGCGGTGGTTTTTATGGTTCAACTGGATACTGGGATGATCTTTCCTGGGGAGCTGTATGGCTTTATAGCGCAACAAACGACAACAGCTATATAAATGATATTGACTCATTTTTAACTGCAAAAGGAATTGGCGGAGATAACACCTATGCAAATCATTGGACACAATGTTGGGACGATGTATTTGGAGGGGTTTTTGTAAGATTAGCAGAGGTTACTAATAATGCTAAATACAAATCTATAGCTGAAGAAAATTTAAATTACTGGATAAAGGATGCTCCAACAACTAAAGGAGGGCTAAAATATATTGCTTCTTGGGGTACTTTAAGGTACACAGCAGCAGAATGTATGCTAGCGTTAGTTTACTATAAATATTCTAATAATAAGGATTATTTAGATTTTGCTAAGAGTCAAATTGACTATATATTAGGAAGCAATCCAAGAAATAGTTCTTATGAGGTGGGTTTTGGAAACAACTATCCTAAATATCCTCATCACAGAGCAGCCAGTGGCAGAATGGAAGGAGCACCAGGTTACGAGAAAAAGACAGATCCAGAAAAACATCTGCTTTACGGTGCTTTAGTTGGAGGACCAGATGGAACTAGTGATGATTATTCTGATGATGTAAACCAGTATGTAAATTCAGAGGTAGCTATAGATTATAATGCTGGGTTTGTAGGAGCACTAGCAGGTATGAGTAATTACTATGGAGGAGAGGATCTTCCAGAGGCAATACCAGGAATTGAAGCGAATACTCCACAGTATTATGTTGAGGCAAATGTAATGAAGGAGAGTAATGAGGAATGTACTATTCAAGCATTTATGCATAACGACTCACTTCTTCCTCCACATTATGAAAAAGGCTTATCCTTTAGATATTATGTGGATTTAAGTGAACTTTATAAGAATGGTTATACAGCAGCAGATGTGGCAGTAAGGGCTAATTATGCAGCAGGGGGCGGAAGTCTCTCAGGACTTATTCCTTATGATGAAGCTAAGCACATCTATTATGTTGAAGCTTCATGGCCAAATCAGCTTTATGGTAAGGCTGAAATGCAGTTTGCAATTACTGCTTACAATGCAAAATGTCTGGATGCTTCTAATGATTTTTCAAGACAAAATCTTAAGGGTGATAGCAATGTTACATCAGAAAATATACCTGTTTACAGAAATGGTGTAAAGATTTTTGGAAATGAACCAGGAGAATCAGAAGTAAAAGCTGGAGACGTAAATGGAGATGGAGTAGTAAATGGACGTGATTTAATGGAGCTTAGAAGATATTTAGCAGGAAATAATAATAACATAAATTTGAAAGCAGCAGATTTAAATGGAGACGGTATAGTAAATGGACGTGACCTAATGCTTTTAACAAAACTTATTTCAAGTAGTAAATAA